One genomic window of Struthio camelus isolate bStrCam1 chromosome 1, bStrCam1.hap1, whole genome shotgun sequence includes the following:
- the TES gene encoding testin isoform X2 translates to MDLEGKVKKMGLGHEQGFGAPCLKCKDKCEGFELHFWRKICRNCKCGQEEHDVLTSNEEDRKVGKLFEDTKYTTLIAKLKNDGIPMYKRNVMILTNPVAAKKNISINTVTYEWAPPVQNQTLARQYMQMLPKEKQPVAGSEGAQYRKKQLAKQLPAHDQDPSKCHELSANEVKQMEQFVKKYKNEALGVGDVKLPGEVETKATDKNNVNNGDRGTSAAVGAMEGKSADQRTSQYFCYRCKLNMKEGDPAVYAERAGYDKLWHPACFVCCTCSELLVDMIYFWKNGNLYCGRHYCDSEKPRCAGCDELIFSNEYTQAEGQNWHLKHFCCFDCDCVLAGEIYVMVNDKPVCKPCYVKNHAAICQGCHNAIDPEVQRVTYNNFNWHATQECFLCSCCSKCLIGQKFMPIEGMVFCSVECKKKMMS, encoded by the exons AAAAATATGTCGCAACTGCAAATGTGGCCAGGAAGAGCATGATGTCCTCACAAGCAATGAGGAAGATCGGAAAGTGGGGAAACTCTTTGAAGATACAAAATACACAACCCTTATTGCAAAGCTGAAAAATGATGGCATCCCCATGTATAAACGTAATGTAATGATACTGACTAATCCAGTGGCAGCCAAGAAAAATATATCCATCAATACTGTCACTTATGAGTGGGCACCTCCTGTTCAGAATCAGACACTT GCTAGACAGTATATGCAGATGCTtccaaaggagaaacagcctgtTGCTGGCTCAGAAGGCGCGCAGTACAGGAAGAAACAGTTGGCAAAGCAGCTGCCTGCTCATGATCAGGATCCTTCAAAATGCCACGAGCTATCTGCCAATGAGGTGAAGCAGATGGAACAATTTGTGAAGAAGTACAAGAACGAGGCGCTCGGTGTAGGAGATGTCAAGCTTCCTGGTGAGGTGGAAACTAAAGCTACAGACAAGAATAACGTGAATAACGGTGATAGAGGCACCTCAGCTGCTGTAGGAGCGATGGAGGGCAAGTCAGCAGACCAGAGAACATCTCAGTAT TTCTGCTATCGCTGCAAGCTGAACATGAAAGAAGGTGACCCAGCTGTCTATGCAGAACGTGCTGGGTATGACAAATTGTGGCACCCAGCTTGTTTTGTCTGCTGCACTTGCAGTGAACTTCTAGTGGACATGATCTATTTCTGGAAGAATGGTAACCTGTACTGTGGAAGACATTACTGTGATAGTGAAAAACCTCGCTGTGCTGGATGTGATGAG CTAATATTCAGCAATGAATATACCCAAGCAGAAGGTCAAAACTGGCATCTGAAGCACTTTTGCTGTTTTGATTGTGATTGTGTTTTGGCTGGGGAGATCTATGTAATGGTGAATGACAAGCCTGTCTGTAAACCGTGCTATGTGAAGAACCATGCTGCG ATCTGCCAAGGCTGTCATAATGCTATAGATCCAGAAGTTCAACGTGTGACATACAACAACTTCAACTGGCATGCTACGCAGGAGTGCTTCCTGTGTTCCTGTTGCAGCAAGTGTCTAATTGGCCAGAAGTTTATGCCAATAGAAGGAATGGTCTTTTGCTCAGTGGAATGTAAGAAAAAGATGATGTCTTAA
- the TES gene encoding testin isoform X3, translating into MGLGHEQGFGAPCLKCKDKCEGFELHFWRKICRNCKCGQEEHDVLTSNEEDRKVGKLFEDTKYTTLIAKLKNDGIPMYKRNVMILTNPVAAKKNISINTVTYEWAPPVQNQTLARQYMQMLPKEKQPVAGSEGAQYRKKQLAKQLPAHDQDPSKCHELSANEVKQMEQFVKKYKNEALGVGDVKLPGEVETKATDKNNVNNGDRGTSAAVGAMEGKSADQRTSQYFCYRCKLNMKEGDPAVYAERAGYDKLWHPACFVCCTCSELLVDMIYFWKNGNLYCGRHYCDSEKPRCAGCDELIFSNEYTQAEGQNWHLKHFCCFDCDCVLAGEIYVMVNDKPVCKPCYVKNHAAICQGCHNAIDPEVQRVTYNNFNWHATQECFLCSCCSKCLIGQKFMPIEGMVFCSVECKKKMMS; encoded by the exons AAAAATATGTCGCAACTGCAAATGTGGCCAGGAAGAGCATGATGTCCTCACAAGCAATGAGGAAGATCGGAAAGTGGGGAAACTCTTTGAAGATACAAAATACACAACCCTTATTGCAAAGCTGAAAAATGATGGCATCCCCATGTATAAACGTAATGTAATGATACTGACTAATCCAGTGGCAGCCAAGAAAAATATATCCATCAATACTGTCACTTATGAGTGGGCACCTCCTGTTCAGAATCAGACACTT GCTAGACAGTATATGCAGATGCTtccaaaggagaaacagcctgtTGCTGGCTCAGAAGGCGCGCAGTACAGGAAGAAACAGTTGGCAAAGCAGCTGCCTGCTCATGATCAGGATCCTTCAAAATGCCACGAGCTATCTGCCAATGAGGTGAAGCAGATGGAACAATTTGTGAAGAAGTACAAGAACGAGGCGCTCGGTGTAGGAGATGTCAAGCTTCCTGGTGAGGTGGAAACTAAAGCTACAGACAAGAATAACGTGAATAACGGTGATAGAGGCACCTCAGCTGCTGTAGGAGCGATGGAGGGCAAGTCAGCAGACCAGAGAACATCTCAGTAT TTCTGCTATCGCTGCAAGCTGAACATGAAAGAAGGTGACCCAGCTGTCTATGCAGAACGTGCTGGGTATGACAAATTGTGGCACCCAGCTTGTTTTGTCTGCTGCACTTGCAGTGAACTTCTAGTGGACATGATCTATTTCTGGAAGAATGGTAACCTGTACTGTGGAAGACATTACTGTGATAGTGAAAAACCTCGCTGTGCTGGATGTGATGAG CTAATATTCAGCAATGAATATACCCAAGCAGAAGGTCAAAACTGGCATCTGAAGCACTTTTGCTGTTTTGATTGTGATTGTGTTTTGGCTGGGGAGATCTATGTAATGGTGAATGACAAGCCTGTCTGTAAACCGTGCTATGTGAAGAACCATGCTGCG ATCTGCCAAGGCTGTCATAATGCTATAGATCCAGAAGTTCAACGTGTGACATACAACAACTTCAACTGGCATGCTACGCAGGAGTGCTTCCTGTGTTCCTGTTGCAGCAAGTGTCTAATTGGCCAGAAGTTTATGCCAATAGAAGGAATGGTCTTTTGCTCAGTGGAATGTAAGAAAAAGATGATGTCTTAA